Proteins co-encoded in one Brassica rapa cultivar Chiifu-401-42 chromosome A02, CAAS_Brap_v3.01, whole genome shotgun sequence genomic window:
- the LOC103848840 gene encoding lamin-like protein, whose amino-acid sequence MARFTVLIAAAILAFLVAAPVPEVTAKKYLVGDKKFWNPYINYDTWVQGKHFYLGDWLYFVYYRDQHNILEVNKTDYERCISDHPIRNYTRGAGRDIVPLNVTKQYYLLDGRGGCFKGMKLTVTVEKLPPPPKSAPVKH is encoded by the exons aTGGCGAGATTCACGGTGTTGATTGCGGCAGCAATACTTGCTTTTCTAGTGGCAGCGCCGGTGCCGGAAGTGACGGCGAAGAAGTATTTAGTTGGCGACAAAAAGTTTTGGAATCCATACATCAACTATGACACCTGGGTTCAGGGAAAGCATTTCTACCTTGGAGATTGGCTCT ATTTCGTGTACTACAGAGACCAACACAACATTCTTGAAGTAAACAAGACCGACTACGAAAGATGCATCTCCGACCATCCTATCCGAAACTATACACGTGGAGCTGGGAGAGACATTGTCCCTCTCAATGTCACCAAACAGTACTATCTACTTGACGGAAGGGGTGGTTGTTTTAAAGGCATGAAGCTCACTGTTACAGTCGAGAAGCTTCCCCCTCCACCCAAATCTGCCCCTGTCAAGCATTAG